In the genome of Carassius carassius chromosome 47, fCarCar2.1, whole genome shotgun sequence, one region contains:
- the LOC132130151 gene encoding POU domain, class 5, transcription factor 1-like produces the protein MTERPQSPTGSDCRPYEVNRAMYPQASGLDGLGAASLQFAHGMFQDPSLLLNKGHLNGISRPATHQTFFPFSGDFKTNDLQGGDFAQPKHWYPFAAPEFTGQVAGATATIQPANISPPIAETREQIKIQAVVKTEKDVDEYPNEENRLMSQYNLTPGTSSVPNEVNYYTPWNPPFWPGLSHITAPANISLAPPTPSASSPSLSPSPPGNGFDSPGFFNGDPAQNIPSGQAQSAARSSGSSSGGCSDSEEEENLTTEDLERFAKELKHKRITLGFTQADVGLALGNLYGKMFSQTTICRFEALQLSFKNMCKLKPLLQRWLNEAENSENPQDMYKIERVFIDTRKRKRRTSLEGTVRSALESYFVKCPKPNTLEITHISDDLGLERDVVRVWFCNRRQKGKRLSLPFDDECAEAQYYEQSLPPPPHMGGTALPVQGYPGPAHPGGAPALYMPSLHRPEVFKNILHPGLVGHLTN, from the exons ATGACGGAGAGACCGCAGAGTCCGACAGGATCGGACTGCAGACCCTACGAGGTCAACAGGGCCATGTACCCTCAAGCCTCGGGCCTGGATGGACTTGGCGCTGCGTCCTTGCAGTTCGCGCACGGCATGTTTCAGGATCCAAGCCTGCTTTTAAACAAAGGCCATTTAAACGGAATCAGCCGCCCTGCGACACACCAAACCTTCTTCCCATTTTCAGGCGATTTTAAAACGAACGATCTGCAAGGCGGTGATTTTGCGCAACCTAAACACTGGTACCCGTTTGCTGCACCAGAGTTCACTGGGCAGGTCGCGGGTGCGACGGCAACCATCCAGCCAGCAAACATCAGCCCGCCTATCGCTGAAACCAGGGAACAAATCAAGATTCAAGCTGTGGTAAAAACTGAAAAGGATGTTGATGAATACCCCAATGAAGAAAACAGGCTGATGTCACAATATAATCTCACTCCCGGGACATCATCCGTACCCAACGAGGTGAATTATTACACACCCTGGAACCCCCCGTTTTGGCCTGGTCTGTCTCATATCACGGCTCCAGCAAATATTTCTCTAGCTCCCCCGACTCCCTCCGCATCATCCCCATCTCTGTCACCATCTCCACCCGGAAATGGGTTCGACAGCCCGGGATTTTTCAACGGGGACCCAGCGCAAAACATCCCTTCGGGTCAGGCGCAAAGCGCAGCCAGGAGCAGCGGCTCGTCCAGTGGAGGGTGCAGTGATTCTGAGGAGGAG GAGAATCTTACTACAGAAGATTTGGAACGGTTTGCTAAAGAGCTCAAACACAAACGCATCACTCTGGGCTTCACGCAGGCCGACGTGGGGCTCGCGCTGGGAAACCTGTATG GCAAAATGTTCAGTCAGACGACTATCTGCCGCTTTGAGGCTCTCCAGCTTAGTTTCAAGAATATGTGCAAACTGAAGCCGCTGCTCCAGAGGTGGTTGAATGAGGCGGAAAATTCCGAAAACCCTCAGGAT ATGTACAAAATTGAACGGGTGTTCATAGACACAAGAAAAAGAAAGCGGAGGACTAGTTTGGAAGGCACAGTCCGTTCTGCTCTGGAGTCGTACTTTGTGAAGTGCCCCAAACCCAACACTCTGGAGATCACGCATATATCTGATGACCTAGGCCTGGAGAGAGAT gtAGTACGTGTGTGGTTCTGCAACCGTAGACAAAAGGGGAAGCGTCTATCATTGCCCTTTGATGATGAATGCGCTGAAGCACAGTATTATGAGCAGAGTCTACCACCTCCGCCCCATATGGGTGGCACGGCCCTCCCAGTGCAAGGCTATCCTGGACCGGCCCATCCTGGAGGAGCCCCTGCCCTATACATGCCATCCCTCCACCGACCAGAGGTCTTTAAAAACATCCTGCATCCTGGACTGGTGGGTCACCTCACCAACTAA